CGACCCCGCGGGCGCGCCGAAGGTCCCGCTGCGGACTCCGTCGCTCGCGACGCGCGACGCGTTGCAGAGCGAGTCGGCGACGACGCGGTTGGTGCCGCGCTCGACGCAGTGCAGCGCCTGCGGCGCCGGCCCGGGCGCCGCACAGTGTGTCGCGCCGGCGACCGTAGCCGCAGGCGCGGACGCGGCGAGGGTGAGGCGCACGGCGCGCGATCGTCGCATGGCCGGAACGCTACGCCCCTCGCGCGACGCGCACCAGCGCGCACCGCACGTTGCGGCACACCGTCGGATTGCCGTAACCGTCGGTCCCGATTACAGTTGAGGGTTCTGCACCGCGGCCGCACTCGGGCGTCCGCGCGCACATCTCCCCTCCTTCCGCGCCGGCAACCCGCGGAAGGCGGTGTTTCTTCGGTCCCGCCGGCGCGCGTCACGACGCGCGCCGGCGCGGGCCCCGACCAAAGGGAGGGTCTGCCAACCGTGCCCACCAAGGCCACGCGTACGTACGAAGCGGTCTACATCTTCGACTCCGCGCTCGAAGACGCCGCGATCAACGAAAAGCTCGAGCGCTTCCACGGCATGCTGGGCGCCGCGGGCGACGTGAATGTCGAGCACTGGGGCCGGCGCCAGCTGGCCTACACGATCAAGAAGCGCGAGAACGGCTACTACGCCATCGCGCACTTCGACCTGCCGAACGTGAACGTGCTGCCCGAGTACGAGCGCGCGCTCAAGCTCGACGACGGCGTGCTCCGCTACCTCATCTCGCTGCACGAGCGCGAGCTCGGCGCCCCGCCGATGAGCGAGGAAGAACTCGCGCGGCGCAAGGCCAACGAAGACGACGACGACGAGGAGTGACCAATGCGCCGCCAACGGAAGTCCGATCCGCTCGCCGAAGCTCGCATCCGCTTCGTCGATTACAAGGACGATCGCCTGCTCTCGCGCTTCATCGGCGAAACAGGCAAGCTGCTGCCGAGCCGCCTGACCGGCGTCACGGCACGCCACCAGCGCCAGATCGCAAAGGCGATCAAGAAGGCGCGTTACCTGGCCCTCATCCCCTACACGAAGGGGTCGCAGGGCTGACCGTGGCGGCGCGGGCGTGACGGCAGGGGTGGAAGCGCGGAGTGACGGGCGGGGCTGGGTGGCCCCGCTCGTCGCGCTCGCCGTCGCCCTCGCCGTCGCCGGCGCGCCGCTCTGGCCGGTCGCATTCGCGCCCGCGGCCGCGCTCGTCGGCACGCTGCTCCCCGTCGGGCAGACGATGCTGCTCGTCGTGCCCGCGGTCGCGGCGTGCGCCCTGCTCGCCTGGCTCGGCGGCGGACGGGGGTGGGTCGCGGCGGCGTGGGTCGCGCTCGCGCTCTGGGTCGCGACGCGCCCGCTTCCCGACGGGGTCGAGGGCTACGCCGTGCTCGCCCGCGGATGGGCGCTCCTCCTCGCGGGCGCGTTCGGGGCCGTCGGGGTCGTCGCCGGCACGCGGTCGACGTTCCTCCCCCGCGCACTCGCCGCGGTCGCGCTCGCGGCCGGGATCGCGGGGGTCGCGACGCTGCGCTCCGGCGCGCCGGCGCGCGTCGCGCGCGTCGTCCGTGCGGAGTCGCAGCGGCGCGCCGACGCGGTGCTCGACCCCTGGGCGGCGCGCACCGCCGGCGGCGCGTGGGCAACGGCCGCGCGGCGGGCGCCCGAGGCGGCCGCGCGCGCGGCCGACGCGGCGGCCGTGCTCCGCGCGCTGCCGGCGGCCGCGGTCGCCGTCGCGCCGGCGCTCGTCGCGCTCGAGTCGTTAGGCGCGCTCGCGCTCGCGTGGGCGCTCTACCACCGGTTAGCCCGCTCGCGCGCCGGGCCGGCGCTCGCGCCGCTCGCCGCCTTCCGCTTCAACGACCAGCTCGTCTGGGGTCTCGTCGCGGGCGCGACGTGCGTCGCCGTGCCGACGCTCGCCGCGCTCCGCGGCCTGGGACTCAACCTGTTGGTCTTCTTCGGGGCGCTCTATGCCCTGCGCGGGCTTGCCGTGTGCCGCTGGGCACTCGGCCGGCGCGGGGTCGAGCTGCCGCTC
The Gemmatimonadetes bacterium T265 genome window above contains:
- the rpsR gene encoding 30S ribosomal protein S18; the encoded protein is MRRQRKSDPLAEARIRFVDYKDDRLLSRFIGETGKLLPSRLTGVTARHQRQIAKAIKKARYLALIPYTKGSQG
- the rpsF gene encoding 30S ribosomal protein S6; translation: MPTKATRTYEAVYIFDSALEDAAINEKLERFHGMLGAAGDVNVEHWGRRQLAYTIKKRENGYYAIAHFDLPNVNVLPEYERALKLDDGVLRYLISLHERELGAPPMSEEELARRKANEDDDDEE